CGAGCGGCGCCTTGGCCGCCGCGCTGCCTGCATGTCCTTGTAAAGCTTCAGCAGCTCATCATTGCTGCGCTTCCGTGTCGTCGAACGGCTACGTGATGGTGCCTTCTTGGCGGTCGCTGCTGCATTCTTGCGCGTCGAGCTGGCACGCCGCGTTGTCTTAGCTGCTGGCTTTCTCGCTGCTGCTGACTTTGCGGCCGCAGGCTTCGCCGCTGCCGATTTCGCAGGTGCCTTACGGGCTGTCGATTTTGCTGCGGTTGATTTTGACGCTGTCGTCTTGGTCGAGCGTGATTTGGTCGTGCTCGCCTTTTTCGCGGATGCGGTGCTGCTACGCGTTGCCATGAAGTCCTCCCGAAACGGACTGGCTATTTTGAAGACATGCCGATGAGGTTCGGCTTTAGATTATTGGCGGTAGAGGTACGTGAAATACCGTTTTAGGGCAAACCGTTTTCACCCCTTAGGCGCTGCAACATTGCATGTTGGAACGTAAGAAACATTGATGTGAATCAACTGGTTCTATGATGTTGAGACAGTGCGTAAGGAAATTTCGTCGGCCCGCGCAAAAGCTTGATGCAAGGATGCAATCAATCTGCGCCAACGATAACGCGGTCGCTTGGCCCGGCATAATGAAGCACGCTTCGAATGCGCTCTTCTAATAGGTCAGGGTCCAAACTCTCATCCCTAAGCAGGGCAGCACGATGGGCTAATGCGGTGCGTTCAGCGCGCAATTCCTCACGCTCAATATCCAGCGCGGCGACATCCGTTTGTAGGTCCACCATAGCGCTGAAACCACTGTCACCCTGGATGGCGTGATAACCGAAATAACCAATCAAGGCGGATCCGATGATCGTCTGCAGCATGACACGCAGACGCCCCCGCCAACGGGTTGGCGGTGCCGGGTCGTGATGGT
This genomic stretch from Alphaproteobacteria bacterium SS10 harbors:
- a CDS encoding septum formation initiator family protein codes for the protein MLQTIIGSALIGYFGYHAIQGDSGFSAMVDLQTDVAALDIEREELRAERTALAHRAALLRDESLDPDLLEERIRSVLHYAGPSDRVIVGAD